In the Cellulomonas sp. C5510 genome, GGAAGAACGCGTGGCACGGCGCCAGGGCCATCGACGGGATGTCCGCGACGTTCCACGCCGAGACGACGTGACGCCGCGAGTCCGGGTCGCGCCGCAGGTTCTCGAGCAGCTGGGCGAGCTGGTCGACCGTGCCGCCGCCGGGGATGGGCCACGACCGCCACTGCACGCCGTACACCGGCCCGAGCTCGCCGTCCGCGTCCGCCCACTCGTCCCAGATGCGCACGCCGTGCTCCTGCAGCCACCGCACGTTCGAGTCGCCGCGCAGGAACCACAGCAGCTCCCCCACCACCGAGCGCAGGTGGACGCGCTTCGTCGTCACGAGGGGGAAGCCCTCCGACAGGTCGAAGCGCATCTGGTGACCGAAGACGCTCCGCGTGCCCGTGCCGGTGCGGTCCGCCTTCGGCGTGCCGGTGTCCAGCACGAGCGCGAGCAGGTCCTCGTAGGGCGTGCGGGTCACGGCGCGGTGCTCGACGGTCATGCGGGCCATCGTAGGCGCGGCCACCGACGCCCCGGCAGCGGCACGCGGCCCGTCCGCCGGGCCGCGCCTCCCGCGGAGCGCGGCGGGTGCGGGCGCGCGGGCGCGAGCGCGAGATCGCGGCGCAGGGTCGCCCGGGGGCGCGGGCACGGGGCGCGGATCCCTACCGGGTCGGCCCGTCCCACACGGGGAGGTCGACCACCGGCGTGCGCACGGCCGTCGCCGAGGCGATCCCGTCGGCGACGGCCAGCTCGAGCGCGTGCGCGGCGGCGGCCTGCAGCTGCACGAGAGCCACGACCCGCTCCGGCCGGGACGCCGGCAACGCCAGCTCGCCCGTCGCGAGCGAGAACACCGTGTCGCCGTCGACGAGCGTGTGGACCGGGTCGAGGGCCCGCGCCAGACCGGCGTGCGCCGCCGTCGCCGTGCGTGACGTCTCCGCCGGGTCGAGCGCCGCGTTCGTCGCCACGACGGCGATCGTCGTGTTCAGCGGCGCGGGCGGGGCCTGGTGACCGCGGAGCCGCGGCGCGACGGAGTCCGCGCCGGACCCCGACCGGGCCGGGTCAGCGGCGCGGGGGGAGGTCGTCGGTGGCGCGGCGGACGCGGGCGGTGGCGCGGCGGAGGCCGTCGGCGGCGCAGCGGACGCGGGCGGTGGTGCGGCGGACGCGGGAGTCGGCGCGGCGGACGCGGGCGGTGGCGCGGCGGACGCGGGAGTCGGCCAGGACCTCGGCGACCCGGCGGGTGCGCCGGCTGCGTTGACGACCGCGAGCGCCCCGACGACCACCTGGTCCCACGGTGCCGGCAACCTGACGGACGCCGTCCCGACACCGCCCTTGCGCGTCTGCATCGCGATCGCCGCGCCGGTGCCCGCCCCGACCGTGCCGCGGTCGACCGGGTCGTGCTCCGCGGCAACGGCGGCCGCGGCGGCCGCCTCGTACCCCATCGCCTCGTCCGGCCGGGCGTCGAACCGCCCGCCGCGGCCGAGGTCGAACACGGCCGCCGCCGGCACGATCGGCACGACCTCCCCGGGCGACGTGCCGACGCGGTATCCCCGGTCGTGCTCGGCGAGCCACCGCTGCACCCCGTGCGCCGTCACGAGCCCGAACGCCGAGCCACCCGTCAGCACCACCGCGTCGGCGGTCGGGACGAGCGTGCGGGGATCGAGCGCGTCGGTCTCGTGCGTGCCGGGTCCACCGCCTCGCACGTCCACGCCGGCGACGGTGCCGGCCGGCGGCAGGACCACCGTCACGCCGGTGAGCCACCCGTCACCCGCCCGCGTCACCTGCCCCACCCGGACGCCCGTGACATCCGTGATGCTGCCCGAGGACGGGGCGACCCCGCCGTCACCGCGGGACGGAGCGGGAGCGGCGACGCGTTCCGCCGGGGGGACCTCGGGGGCGCGCGCGGGGCTGGAGTCGTCGGGCGCGGCTGCCTGCGCTGACTCGGTCATGGCTCCACCGTGCCACGTGCGCGGACCCGGCGTGCCGGACGCGACGGGGGCTTGCGCGGACGCTGCCGGGAAGACCGCGCCGGACGACGACCCGGCCACGGCTGAACCGTCGGTGCACCGCGCCGTCCCGCGACCCTCGCTCGCGTTCCAGGCCGCGGTCTCACGCGGACGCGCCATCCCGTCCGGGCCGCGTCTCACGCGGACGCGCCACCCCGTCCGGGCCGCCGTCTCACAGGGGCCTGCCAGCACCTGTCCCGCTCGTCGACCGCCCGCTGGTGGCGCCGGTCAGCCGACCACGGCGTGCAGCGCCGCGAACCCCGCGGCTCCCGCAGCGACGGCGACGGGCAGCCGGATCAGCAGTGCCCGGTGGCCTCCCCCGCGACCGAGCAGCGCGACCAGCAACCCGGCGACGAGGGCGAAGACCAGCGCCTCCTCCGGGCGGTGCAGCACCACGAGGTAGGTCACCAGCGCCTCCGCGAGCCAGCAGCCGGCGAGCAGCGCCGCGCCGGCGCCCGCCCTCCGCGGGTCATCGGACCGGGTCCTCCGCCACAGCCGACCCGCCATGCCGAAGACCGGACCGCCGATCGCACCGGCGAGGCTCCACAGCAGGATCGACGCCGAGCCGACCGCGAACCCCCGGAGGTCCGCGGCCACGTAGTACCCGGCGACCTGCCCGGCGCAGGTCAGGAGGCCGGCGAGCGCTGCGGTGGCCGACCGGCGGGCCGTCGCGCCGACGAGGAAGGGCGCGACGAGCCAGGGGCTGACGGCGATGGCCAGCCCCTGGAACGGGGTGTCGCCGAGCAGCGTCTGCCCGAACGAGGTGAGCGTCCCGGCGAGCAGGCCCGCGGCGACCGCGAGGGCGAGCCCGGCGGGCCACCCCACCGTGCGGAGGGCACCGGAGGGCTGGGCGGCGGTCGCGGGGGCGTGTGGGCTCGTGGTCGGCACGCACCCATCCGACCGCATGGGGGCACGCACGTCGTCCGACCTCGGCCGGACAGCGACCGACCGGGCTTCCCACCGCGGGCGTACGAGCCGGGCCTGTTCGGGAGGGCCGCGACGCCCAGGGGCGGCCACCGGCCGAGCGGGAACCCGACGCGGACGACCGGTGGTCGGTCTAGAAGGGTGGCGGTGACGGCCACGGGTCCCTCGGTGGCGGGTGCAGGGCGAGCGCGGGGTCGAGACCGGGCACGCAGCGGTACCGGTGACCGGTCGGCGTGAGCCACTCGAACACGCCGGGCCGCACCTGGCGCAGGACGAAGCCTCCGTCGGTCTTCAGGCGGTGGTCCCGCCGGCACAGCGGGCCGAGGTTGCCGGCTCCCGTCGAGCCGAGCGCGCGGCTCTCGTCCGGATCGCTCGCGGGCAGGGCGTGGAACTCGAGCGTGTGGTCGAGGTCGCAGGACTCCGCCGGCACGCCGCAGCCCGGCCGGGCGCAGGTGCGGTCCCGCGCGACGACGTGCTCGGCGAGCTCCGTCGTCGGTCGGTAGCGGGTCCGACCCAGGTCGAGGACCGCGCCGGACAGCGGGTCGGTGACGAGCCGCCGCCAGACCCCTCCCGCGGCGAGGGCCCGGGCGGTCCCGGCGTCGACGGGTCCGTAGCCGGCGAGGTGCGCCGGCTCGTCGTCCTCACCCATGAGGGTCGTCAGCGGGACGGTGACGCGGATCTGGGCGCTGCCCCGTCGCGCCGGGCACCGCGGTCGGCCGTCCGGGCACGGGTCGCTCGGTCGTGCGGCGGTTCCCACGGATCCCGGTGACGACCGGGCCACGGTCCGGTCGTCCGGCTCGGCGCACGCGGTGTGCAGGACGAGGTCCACCAGGCCGTCCGCGCGGAGCTGGTCGAGCGTGCGCGGGTCGCCGGCACTGCGAGCTGTCCGCGCCGCGGCCCCGAGCACGGAGTCCAGCCGCATCGCATCAGCAGCCGGCAGCACCGCCCAGAGACCGGCCATGCCGTCGGCCAGCACCCGCGGCCTGTCGACACGCCGTCGGGTCCGGGCGCGTTCGCGCCGTGCGGCGGCGTCGCGGGCGTCCACGGCGATCGCCGCACGCTCGACGTCCGCGCGGAGCTGCGCGGCGGTCCGGGAGTGCGCCCGGGTGAGCACCGCCTCCTGGACGTCCAGGGCGACCACGAGCGGGAGATCGTCCAGCCGGTCGACGAGGACGCGGGCGCGGACGGCATCGAGGTCACCACGAGCGAGGGCATCACCCGTGGCCCCGAGGTGGTGGCCGAACGCGCGCCCGTCGCGGACCAGGCGGCCGGCCGCGCGCGAGGACCACGCGAGCCTCATCGCGAGCTCGTCGCCGGCGACGGACGACTCCGCCGGCGGGCGCGTGAGGCGCGACCACGGCGGGTTCATCGACGGCCGCTCGGCCAGCAGAGCCGCGTACCGCGCCGCAACGGCGTGCGCCCAGGAGGTGAGGCGCACGGCGGCGGCCGTGAGCTCGACGAGGCCGTGGTCGGAGACGCCGTCCGGGTCCAGGTCCGCCACGAGCGCGGCGAGCTCGGGCCCCGGGGCCATCGCCGCGACCGGCGGGTCGGTGGTCCGGAGGACCGCCGCGTCCCTCTCCCCGCCTGCACCGGGCCGGAACGGGAAGCGCGCCACGGGGTCGAGCACGGGGACCGTCGGCGATGCGGCCGCAGTCGGCCCCGCGGGCGTCCACGCGCCCCGGGCGCCGGTGCCGGACCGACCGCGCGCACGTCCGCCGTCCGGCACGAGGGCGCGTGTGCGGGACGGCGGACGGGCGGACGGGTCGGCCAGCGGGATGCCGCTCGCGGTGCGGACCGACACGTCCACCCGCCACGCCCGGACCGGCCGCAGGACACGGCTCCGGGGAGCCGTCCCGCGCCCCGGCACACCTCCCGGGGCGACGCGCCCGCCACCGGTGCCGGGCGGGACACCACGCGCACCGGCATCACCCCGGAGCACCCCGCGATCCCCCGCGCCGCCCGCGACACGGGTGGTCGACGCACGACGGCTCGGAGCGGCACGACGGCTCGGAGCGGCACGACGGTTCGGAGCGGACGCCGTCCGCGCGCCGGCGGCCCCGGGCGCACCGGTCGAGGCGCCCCGCGCACGCGTCGCCGGAGGGCGTCCTCGCAGGTCAGATGGCATACGACGACGCTACCGGCGACCCCCGACACGTCCCGCGCCCCCTCCACAGCCGAACCCGCGCCGCCGCTTGTGGAGGACCGCACGGGCCCTGGCAGCCCCGCACCCGCCCCCCGCGCGGCGGCTCGCGGGGGCCCGCAGGTGCCCGCGCGTCCCTCCGGATCCACACTGGACGCATGACGACCTCGCCGCTGCCGCCGTACGTCGCCGCACACACGCCGACCGGCCTGCTGATCGGCGGCGAGTGGCGTCACGCCCGTGGCGGCGGCACGTTCCCGGTCGCGGACCCGGCGACGACGGACGTGCTGTTCGAGGTCGCCGATGCGACGCCCGAGGACGGCCTGGCGGCGCTCGACGCAGCGCACCGCGCGTTCCCGGCATGGCGGGAGGTCGCTCCGCGCACCCGCTCGGACGTGCTGCGGTCGGTGTTCGACGCGATGACGGCGCGCGCGGAGGACCTGGCGGCACTGATCACGGCGGAGGGCGGCAAGCCGCTCGCGGAGGCGCGCGCCGAGGTGCAGTACGCCGCGGAGTTCGTGCGCTGGTACGCGGAGCAGGCGGTGCGCCTGGACGGGCTCGCACGGCGCGCACCGGCGGGCACGCACCACCAGCTGGTGCTGCGCCGACCCGTCGGCCCGGCGCTGCTGATCACGCCGTGGAACTTCCCGATCGCGATGATCACCCGCAAGGTCGCGCCGGCTCTGGCCGCGGGCTGCCCGGTGGTCATCAAGCCGGCCGGGCTGACGCCGCTGACGACGGCGTACTTCGCCGAGCTGGTGCGCGCGGAGCTGGATGCCCGGGACCTGCCGACCGGCGTGGTGAACGTGGTGCCGACGTCGTCCTCGGCGGCGGTGACCGGACCGGTGATCGCGGACCCGCGGCTGCGCAAGCTGTCGTTCACCGGGTCCACGGAGGTCGGGCGGACGCTGCTCAAGCAGGCCGCGGACGGCGTGCTGCGGACGTCGATGGAGCTCGGCGGCAACGCTCCCTTCCTCGTGTTCGACGACGCCGACCTGGACCTGGCCGTCGAGGCCGCGGTGCAGGCGAAGATGCGCAACGCCGGCCAGACGTGCGTCGCGGCGAACCGCTTCCTGGTGCAGGAGCCGGTGGCGGCCGAGTTCACGGACCGTCTGACCGCGGCGTTCGAGCGGCTGGTCGTCGGCCGCGGGACCGACCCGGACGTGACCGTCGGCCCGCTGATCGAGCGTTCGGCCGTGGACCGGGTCGACGAGCTGGTCGCCGACGCGGCGGACGCCGGGGCGCGGGTCCGTACCGGCGGCGGTCGCCCCGGCGGACGCGGGTACTTCTACCGCCCGACCGTGCTGGACCGGGTCCCCGAGGACGCCCGGACGGTGCGCGAGGAGGTGTTCGGCCCGGTCGCCCCGGTGGTGACGTTCGGCTCGGAGGACGACGGCGTCCGCCTGGCGAACGCGACCGAGTTCGGCCTCGTCGCCTACGCGTGCACCCGCGACGTCTCCCGGGTGATGCGCCTGGCGGAGCGGGTCGAGACCGGGATGCTCGGGATCAACCGGGGGATGGTGTCCGACGCGTCGGCCCCGTTCGGCGGCGTGAAGTCGTCGGGCGTCGGGCGCGAGGGCGGCGAGGCCGGCATCGAGGAGTACCTGGAGCCGCTGTACGTGGCATTGTGAGCCGCCATGAGCCCCCTCACCTCCGCGACGTCCGACGTGTCCGTGCGCCCAGCGGTCCCCGGCGACGAGACCACGATCGCCGCCGTGCAGCTCGCCGCCTGGCGGGCGACGCACGCCGAGACGCTGGGGGCCGAGGTGCTGGACGCGGTCGACCCGGCGCGCCTCGCTGCTCAGTGGCGGGCGGCGATCACCAGCCCCCCGGGACGCGGGTACCGCGTGCTCGTGGCGATGCACGGGCCGCGGCTCGTCGGCTTCGCCTCCGTGGTCCCGGTGGTCGCGCCCCCCGGCACCGGGGACGACACCCCGGGCGGCGAGATCCTGGCGCTCGAGGTGGAGCCGACCGAGCGCCGGCAGGGGCACGGGTCGCGCCTGCTCGCCGCGGTCGTGGACCTGCTGCGGGACGAGGACGGCGCGACGTCGGTGCAGACATGGGTGATCCGGGGCGACGTGGCCCGGGAGCAGTTCCTCGGCTCCGCGGGGCTCGGTGACGTGGGTGGACGCCGGGTGCTCGGCGAGCAGGACGACCCCCGGGAGATCACCGAGCACCTGTGGGGCGCCGCGATCTGACCGGCGGCGGCGCGCCGCTGCCCGCGGCCGTCTCGGCCGCACCCGCACGGACGCCGCCCGCACCTGCACGGACGCCGCCCGCACCTGCCCCCGTCACCCGCCCGCGCGCCCGTCACCCGCCCGTGGCGCACACCGGGTGTCCGGGTGGACGTCCCGGTGAACGGTGCGCGAACACGTGCCGTCGGCGCGCGCCGCGGGCTCATGCCGGTCGGCGCGACGACGATCGTCCAGGAGTGGCCCCTCCCCCGACGCTCGCCGCCTGGCGGCGGGTCGACCGCGGACGCGCGCTCGCCGACCTCACGTCCGAGCCCGTCGTCGTCGCCCCGACCGACCCCTGCGAGGCCGTCGACGTCGGCTTCCGCACCCGCTGGACCGTCTCGTCGGTGCTGGTGGCGCCGCGCGAGCCGGGGGGACCGCACGGCTTGGTGGCGCGCAAGGACTTCCTGACGACGATGACGGGCCGCTACGGCTTCGGGCGATCGCTGTGGGGCCGCCGCCCGGTCGCGGAGGTCGCCCGCTGGGACGCCCCGCGGGTGCCGGTGTCGGCGTCGCTCACGGAGGCCGCCGAACGGCTGGCGCAGAGCGACGGCTACTCCGACATGGTGGTGCTCGGGCCGGACGATGAGCCGGTGGGCGTCCTCGACCCGACGACGCTGATGGAGGCGCTGGCCTCCGAGCTCGCGCACGAGGCCTCCCACGACCACCTGACCGGCGTGCCGTCGCGTGCCTGGTTCGTCGACGGCCTGCGGGAGCTCTGCGCGCGGGCGCAGCGCGGCGAGGGCGCCGTCGTCCTGGCGTTCGTCGACCTGGACCGGCTGAAGGAGGTCAACGACTCCCTCGGCCACGCGGCAGGGGACGCCCTGCTCCACTCGGTGGCCGAGCGCCTCGCGGCGGCTGCGCTGCCGGGGGACGTGGTCGGGCGCCTGGGCGGTGACGAGTTCGCGCTCGCCCGCCTGCTCGAGCCGCAGACGGCCGCGGCGCCGTGGCGCTCGTCGGCGCTCGGGCTGGGCGAGACCCTCCGGGCGGCGCTCGCCGCGAGCGACCCCGCGCTGCCCGCTGCGGCGCACTCGCGGGCGAGCGTGGGGCTCGCCGTCGGCGCCGGCCCGCTGGTGGACAGCGACCGGTTGCTGCGGGAGGCGGACCTCGCGATGTACGGGGCGAAGAAGGCGGGCGGGGACCGCGTGCGGCTCGCTGGCGCCGACCTCGCGACCGCAGACGGCCGGGTCCCGCGCCAGGGCCGCGGCGACGGCGCCCGGCACGATGACGACCGGGGGCGTGCGGCAGAGGGCTCGGCGTGGTGGGGCCTCGAGGTCCACTACCAGCCCATCGCCCGCACGGCGGACGGCGTCGCGCGCGAGGTCGAGGCGCTGCTGCGCTGCCGCGACGACGACGGCGAGCTCGGTGGTCCCGCCGAGCCCCTCGCCCGCGCCGCAGCGGCGGGACGGGCGCTGGACCTCGACCTGTGGGTGCTGGCCGCGGCGTGCCGTGACCTGGCGGGGTGGCGGGCGACGCTCGGCGACCGCGCGCCGGAGACCGTGAACGTCAACCTGTCCCCCGCCGCGCTGGACGAGCCGCTGCTCGCCGACCGCGTGCTCCGGGTGCTCACGGAGGTCCGCGTGGCGCCGGGAACGGTGCGGCTCGAGCTCTCCGAGGCCGCGACCGACGCCCAGCTGGCCCGCGCGCAGCCGGCGCTGCGGGAGCTGCGGGCGGCGGGGGTGCCGATCGCGCTCGACGACCTCGGCGCCGCGTTCGGCGCCCTGCGGCAGGTCACCCGGCTGCCCGTGGACGCGGTGAAGATCGACCGCGAGGTCGTCGCGCACATGCTGGACGACCCCGTGGACGCGCTGATCGTGGAGCTCGTGCACCGGCTGGCGGCCGACCGCGGTCTCCCCGTGGTGGCCGAGGGCGTCGAGACGGCGGAGCAGGTGGACGCGCTGCGCGCCGCCGGCGTACCCCTGATGCAGGGCTTCCACGTCGCGCGCCCGATGCCGCCGGACGCCCTCGCGGCCTACCTCGCGCGCTGAGCGCCCCGCCGGCACCGCCCGCACCGCCGGTCGAGCCCTGGCGAGCCGTCCGCACGCGACCGGCGGACGCCCGCCTCAGCCGAGTCCGCGCGGCTCCCCGGTCCGCCCGCGGTGCAGCCGCGAGGCGTGCCGGAGCGCGGCGCGGGCACGCCGGCGGTCCCCCGCCGCGTCGTACGCGAACGCGAGCCGGTACCACGGCCCCCAGTCGCCGGTGGCCGCGGACTCCGCCTCGGCGCGCGCCAGCTCGAACGCCTCCGTGGCGGCCACCCGGTCGATGCGGCCGCCGGGGCTGCGCGGCAGCTCGTCGACCGGCAGCTCGCCGCGCGCCGCGAGCGTGTCGGCCATGCGCTGCACGTCGACGGCGAGCAGCCACTCCCGCGCGACGAGGACGAGCACGAGCAGCGGGAGCACCGCGAACGCGACCCCCAGCCCGACGCCCACCGGCTCGCCCGTGCGCATGAGCGCGACGGCGCGTCCGGCGACGAGCCACACGTACAGCGCCAGCAGCGCCGTCAGCGCGAGCGCGGCGACCAGCGCGGTCCGGTTCCGCCGGGGCGGACCGTCCGTGCCGCTGCCCGCAGCCGCGCCGTCCCGTGCGTCCGCGTCCTCCACCCGGTCGTCCTCCACGGTCACAGGTCCAGGTAGTGCTCGAGCCCGACGGTAAGCCCCGGCCGGGACCCGACGGTCCGGACGGCGTGCAGCACGCCCGGCATGAACGACACCCGGTCGAACGAGTCGTGCCGGATCGTGAGCTGCTCGCCGGCGTTGCCGAGCAGGATCTCCTCGTGCGCGACCAGGCCGCGCAGCCGGACCGCGTGCACGCGCACGCCGTCGACGTCCGCCCCGCGCGCTCCGTCGAGCGCCGCCGTCGTCGCGTCCGGCACCGGTCCGAGGCCCGCCTGCCGCCGGGCGCGGGCGACGGCCTCGGCGGTGTGCCGGGCCGTCCCGGACGGCGCGTCGACCTTGTCGGGGTGGTGCAGCTCGACGACCTCCACGGACTCGAACCACCGGGCCGCCTGCGCCGCGAACGTCATGGCGAGCACCGCGCCGAGCGCGAAGTTCGGGGCGATCAGCACCCCGACGCCGGGCTGCTCGGCGAGATCCGCCTCGACGCGGGCGAGCGCCTCGGGCGACCAGCCCGTCGTGCCGACGACGGCGTGCACGCCCTGGCCGACGAGCGCGCGCACGTTGCCCTCGGTCGCGGCGGGCACCGTGAAGTCCACGGCGACGTGGGCACCCGCGGCAGCGACGCGGCCGACGTCGTCACCGTGGTCGAGCGCGGCCACGAGCTCCAGGTCCGGGGCGGCCTCCACGGCCGCGACGACCGTGCGGCCCATGCGCCCGGAGGCACCCAGCACGGCGACGGGGATCGG is a window encoding:
- the dapB gene encoding 4-hydroxy-tetrahydrodipicolinate reductase; this translates as MTGTRDLEPIPVAVLGASGRMGRTVVAAVEAAPDLELVAALDHGDDVGRVAAAGAHVAVDFTVPAATEGNVRALVGQGVHAVVGTTGWSPEALARVEADLAEQPGVGVLIAPNFALGAVLAMTFAAQAARWFESVEVVELHHPDKVDAPSGTARHTAEAVARARRQAGLGPVPDATTAALDGARGADVDGVRVHAVRLRGLVAHEEILLGNAGEQLTIRHDSFDRVSFMPGVLHAVRTVGSRPGLTVGLEHYLDL
- a CDS encoding DUF6518 family protein, coding for MPTTSPHAPATAAQPSGALRTVGWPAGLALAVAAGLLAGTLTSFGQTLLGDTPFQGLAIAVSPWLVAPFLVGATARRSATAALAGLLTCAGQVAGYYVAADLRGFAVGSASILLWSLAGAIGGPVFGMAGRLWRRTRSDDPRRAGAGAALLAGCWLAEALVTYLVVLHRPEEALVFALVAGLLVALLGRGGGHRALLIRLPVAVAAGAAGFAALHAVVG
- a CDS encoding HNH endonuclease signature motif containing protein; this encodes MLDPVARFPFRPGAGGERDAAVLRTTDPPVAAMAPGPELAALVADLDPDGVSDHGLVELTAAAVRLTSWAHAVAARYAALLAERPSMNPPWSRLTRPPAESSVAGDELAMRLAWSSRAAGRLVRDGRAFGHHLGATGDALARGDLDAVRARVLVDRLDDLPLVVALDVQEAVLTRAHSRTAAQLRADVERAAIAVDARDAAARRERARTRRRVDRPRVLADGMAGLWAVLPAADAMRLDSVLGAAARTARSAGDPRTLDQLRADGLVDLVLHTACAEPDDRTVARSSPGSVGTAARPSDPCPDGRPRCPARRGSAQIRVTVPLTTLMGEDDEPAHLAGYGPVDAGTARALAAGGVWRRLVTDPLSGAVLDLGRTRYRPTTELAEHVVARDRTCARPGCGVPAESCDLDHTLEFHALPASDPDESRALGSTGAGNLGPLCRRDHRLKTDGGFVLRQVRPGVFEWLTPTGHRYRCVPGLDPALALHPPPRDPWPSPPPF
- a CDS encoding bifunctional diguanylate cyclase/phosphodiesterase — encoded protein: MAPPPTLAAWRRVDRGRALADLTSEPVVVAPTDPCEAVDVGFRTRWTVSSVLVAPREPGGPHGLVARKDFLTTMTGRYGFGRSLWGRRPVAEVARWDAPRVPVSASLTEAAERLAQSDGYSDMVVLGPDDEPVGVLDPTTLMEALASELAHEASHDHLTGVPSRAWFVDGLRELCARAQRGEGAVVLAFVDLDRLKEVNDSLGHAAGDALLHSVAERLAAAALPGDVVGRLGGDEFALARLLEPQTAAAPWRSSALGLGETLRAALAASDPALPAAAHSRASVGLAVGAGPLVDSDRLLREADLAMYGAKKAGGDRVRLAGADLATADGRVPRQGRGDGARHDDDRGRAAEGSAWWGLEVHYQPIARTADGVAREVEALLRCRDDDGELGGPAEPLARAAAAGRALDLDLWVLAAACRDLAGWRATLGDRAPETVNVNLSPAALDEPLLADRVLRVLTEVRVAPGTVRLELSEAATDAQLARAQPALRELRAAGVPIALDDLGAAFGALRQVTRLPVDAVKIDREVVAHMLDDPVDALIVELVHRLAADRGLPVVAEGVETAEQVDALRAAGVPLMQGFHVARPMPPDALAAYLAR
- a CDS encoding GNAT family N-acetyltransferase, giving the protein MSPLTSATSDVSVRPAVPGDETTIAAVQLAAWRATHAETLGAEVLDAVDPARLAAQWRAAITSPPGRGYRVLVAMHGPRLVGFASVVPVVAPPGTGDDTPGGEILALEVEPTERRQGHGSRLLAAVVDLLRDEDGATSVQTWVIRGDVAREQFLGSAGLGDVGGRRVLGEQDDPREITEHLWGAAI
- a CDS encoding NAD-dependent succinate-semialdehyde dehydrogenase — its product is MTTSPLPPYVAAHTPTGLLIGGEWRHARGGGTFPVADPATTDVLFEVADATPEDGLAALDAAHRAFPAWREVAPRTRSDVLRSVFDAMTARAEDLAALITAEGGKPLAEARAEVQYAAEFVRWYAEQAVRLDGLARRAPAGTHHQLVLRRPVGPALLITPWNFPIAMITRKVAPALAAGCPVVIKPAGLTPLTTAYFAELVRAELDARDLPTGVVNVVPTSSSAAVTGPVIADPRLRKLSFTGSTEVGRTLLKQAADGVLRTSMELGGNAPFLVFDDADLDLAVEAAVQAKMRNAGQTCVAANRFLVQEPVAAEFTDRLTAAFERLVVGRGTDPDVTVGPLIERSAVDRVDELVADAADAGARVRTGGGRPGGRGYFYRPTVLDRVPEDARTVREEVFGPVAPVVTFGSEDDGVRLANATEFGLVAYACTRDVSRVMRLAERVETGMLGINRGMVSDASAPFGGVKSSGVGREGGEAGIEEYLEPLYVAL
- a CDS encoding thymidylate synthase; translation: MTVEHRAVTRTPYEDLLALVLDTGTPKADRTGTGTRSVFGHQMRFDLSEGFPLVTTKRVHLRSVVGELLWFLRGDSNVRWLQEHGVRIWDEWADADGELGPVYGVQWRSWPIPGGGTVDQLAQLLENLRRDPDSRRHVVSAWNVADIPSMALAPCHAFFQFHVADGRLSCQLYQRSADLFLGVPFNIASYALLTHMVAQQVGLEPGEFIWTGGDCHIYDNHVEQVREQLTREPYPFPTLRLRRAESLFDYSFDDVVVEDYQHHPAIKAPVAV
- a CDS encoding P1 family peptidase, whose protein sequence is MTESAQAAAPDDSSPARAPEVPPAERVAAPAPSRGDGGVAPSSGSITDVTGVRVGQVTRAGDGWLTGVTVVLPPAGTVAGVDVRGGGPGTHETDALDPRTLVPTADAVVLTGGSAFGLVTAHGVQRWLAEHDRGYRVGTSPGEVVPIVPAAAVFDLGRGGRFDARPDEAMGYEAAAAAAVAAEHDPVDRGTVGAGTGAAIAMQTRKGGVGTASVRLPAPWDQVVVGALAVVNAAGAPAGSPRSWPTPASAAPPPASAAPTPASAAPPPASAAPPTASAAPPPASAAPPTTSPRAADPARSGSGADSVAPRLRGHQAPPAPLNTTIAVVATNAALDPAETSRTATAAHAGLARALDPVHTLVDGDTVFSLATGELALPASRPERVVALVQLQAAAAHALELAVADGIASATAVRTPVVDLPVWDGPTR